From Natator depressus isolate rNatDep1 chromosome 7, rNatDep2.hap1, whole genome shotgun sequence, the proteins below share one genomic window:
- the C7H10orf53 gene encoding UPF0728 protein C10orf53 homolog translates to MPPRALLTLRFGPYRSCGVLEHRPFRLQGLQAVLLAEGHQLILEKIPDWNNVELIVNGETVFQCNINDLDFGGDGKLDPLCEEARIAVLNAY, encoded by the exons ATGCCCCCGCGCGCGCTGCTGACGCTCCGGTTCGGCCCCTACCGGAGCTGCGGGGTGTTGGAGCACAGGCCCTTCCGCCTGCAGGGCCTGCAAG CTGTGTTGCTAGCAGAGGGTCACCAACTTATTCTAGAAAAGATACCAGATTGGAATAATGTAGAACTCATAGTGAATGGAGAGACTGTTTTCCAGTGCAACATTAATGACCTGGACTTTG GAGGTGATGGCAAATTGGATCCACTATGTGAAGAAGCCAGAATAGCAGTGCTAAATGCCTACTGA